A genomic stretch from Bacteroidales bacterium includes:
- a CDS encoding NAD/NADP octopine/nopaline dehydrogenase family protein, with protein sequence MKRKRITVIGAGNGGQAMAGFLAMTGHAVNLYTRSASNYLITSRKNKITLKGAIAGVGVVSCITDNIEMAIKGSEIILIATTADVHKIIAQQIAPHISPNQIIVLNPGRTFGAIEVRVELERLSQSAKDVVIGEAQSLVYACRASEFGTVNIIGKKDKVLIAAYPRKDNKAVMNVMNELFDCFEEADSVLTTSLENIGAIFHPSVVLFNAAAIERGNDFFFYNDMTPAIADFLLCIDEERLNVGKALGLKLMGIEKWVSYAYPNIQGSDLCEKMRNNPAYFKILAPKSIGSRLITEDVPTGLVPISQVGDFVGVSTSLMKSVIHICSSLVGINFWKTGRNIDSLGLTNKSKNQFFNQL encoded by the coding sequence ATGAAAAGAAAAAGGATTACAGTTATCGGCGCAGGAAATGGAGGTCAGGCAATGGCTGGTTTTCTTGCCATGACAGGCCATGCAGTTAATCTATATACCAGGTCGGCTAGTAATTACCTCATTACCAGTAGAAAAAATAAAATAACTTTGAAAGGGGCCATTGCTGGCGTGGGGGTTGTCAGTTGTATTACTGATAATATTGAAATGGCTATAAAAGGCTCCGAAATAATCCTGATAGCAACCACTGCAGATGTACATAAAATTATTGCACAACAAATTGCTCCTCATATATCTCCAAACCAAATAATAGTGTTAAACCCGGGACGAACATTTGGTGCAATCGAGGTTAGGGTGGAATTGGAAAGATTAAGTCAGAGCGCGAAAGATGTTGTTATTGGCGAAGCACAATCTCTGGTTTACGCATGTCGTGCATCGGAATTTGGAACGGTAAATATTATCGGTAAAAAAGATAAGGTTTTGATTGCGGCATATCCAAGAAAAGACAACAAAGCGGTTATGAATGTCATGAACGAACTTTTTGATTGTTTTGAAGAAGCTGATAGTGTTCTTACTACATCGTTAGAAAATATTGGCGCTATATTCCATCCTTCTGTCGTTCTATTTAATGCCGCGGCAATTGAAAGAGGAAACGATTTTTTCTTTTATAATGACATGACACCTGCTATTGCAGATTTTTTACTCTGCATTGATGAAGAGAGATTGAATGTTGGAAAAGCGCTTGGCCTTAAACTTATGGGTATTGAAAAGTGGGTTTCATACGCCTACCCGAATATTCAAGGCTCTGATTTGTGTGAAAAAATGCGAAATAATCCGGCTTATTTCAAAATTTTGGCTCCTAAAAGCATCGGCTCAAGACTTATAACAGAGGATGTACCTACTGGACTAGTACCTATTTCCCAGGTTGGCGATTTTGTAGGTGTAAGCACATCGTTAATGAAATCTGTCATTCATATTTGTTCAAGCCTTGTCGGAATAAATTTCTGGAAAACCGGCAGAAATATTGACAGCCTTGGATTAACAAATAAGTCTAAGAATCAGTTTTTTAATCAACTTTAA
- a CDS encoding acyclic terpene utilization AtuA family protein yields MKKIASLISTGNLGDNIIEKKSFYEGLKQKIDFLAADAGTADAGPTFLGSDSPHNPKEWEEHDLELLLLASRERDIPMIVGSCSTTGTNSAVKRYADIVRNLAKKHNLKPFKMALIYSEVSKDYLFERIKTGKIEPLNAPEELNHKTIEETSFVTASMGVEQIIHALSNGADVVLAGRACDDAVIAAYPIFLGFDKGISLHMGKAAECASLVCWPQKVKESIIATTYEKFFEIEPMHPDQSATPHSVAAHSMYERTNPFFQGVPGGILDMTVSSFEAVTNRITRVSGSKFVPSADGIYKVKLEGAGFAGFRVYHVVGIRDNNAIRYIDKILQDTYDKVSDVVYQYRKDEDYQLKFHVYGKDAIMKNLEPENVISSNELCVIIEAVARSEEIATTVVKAAKFRFFYMSYPGQMNSSGGSVALLTDEPLYPKNKCYKWTIDHLLPLDNPLDANIFKFHFEIVDGNE; encoded by the coding sequence ATGAAGAAAATTGCTTCGTTAATATCAACAGGAAACCTCGGCGACAATATTATAGAGAAAAAAAGTTTCTATGAGGGTTTAAAGCAGAAAATTGACTTTTTAGCAGCAGATGCAGGTACTGCTGATGCAGGACCTACTTTTTTGGGATCAGATTCTCCGCATAATCCAAAAGAGTGGGAAGAACATGACCTGGAGTTGCTTTTACTTGCTTCAAGAGAAAGGGACATACCAATGATTGTAGGTTCGTGCAGTACAACCGGTACAAATAGTGCAGTAAAACGGTATGCCGACATTGTTAGAAACCTTGCTAAAAAGCACAATTTAAAGCCATTTAAAATGGCTCTTATTTACAGTGAAGTAAGTAAGGATTATTTGTTCGAGCGCATCAAAACAGGAAAAATTGAACCGTTGAATGCTCCAGAGGAACTAAATCATAAAACCATCGAAGAGACTTCTTTTGTAACCGCATCAATGGGAGTGGAACAAATCATACATGCACTTTCAAATGGTGCTGATGTAGTGCTTGCTGGTCGAGCCTGCGACGATGCTGTAATTGCAGCTTACCCAATATTTTTAGGGTTCGACAAAGGTATTAGCCTTCACATGGGCAAGGCGGCTGAATGTGCTTCTTTGGTTTGCTGGCCCCAAAAGGTTAAAGAGTCAATTATTGCCACCACCTATGAAAAGTTCTTTGAAATTGAACCGATGCATCCGGATCAAAGTGCTACACCACATAGTGTTGCAGCACATTCGATGTATGAAAGAACCAATCCGTTTTTTCAAGGTGTACCTGGTGGTATTCTTGATATGACTGTTAGCAGTTTTGAGGCCGTAACTAATAGGATTACAAGGGTTAGTGGCAGCAAGTTTGTTCCTTCTGCTGACGGAATTTATAAAGTAAAATTAGAAGGTGCAGGATTCGCGGGTTTCCGGGTTTACCATGTTGTTGGTATCAGGGATAACAACGCTATACGGTATATTGATAAAATTCTTCAAGATACTTATGACAAAGTTTCAGATGTGGTTTATCAATACAGAAAGGATGAGGACTATCAGTTAAAATTTCACGTTTATGGCAAAGATGCCATTATGAAAAACCTTGAGCCAGAAAACGTTATTTCTTCTAATGAGTTATGTGTTATAATTGAAGCAGTTGCCAGGTCGGAAGAAATTGCTACTACTGTTGTAAAAGCTGCTAAATTCAGGTTTTTTTACATGAGCTATCCCGGACAAATGAATTCATCGGGAGGATCAGTAGCATTATTGACAGATGAACCACTTTACCCTAAAAATAAGTGCTACAAGTGGACAATTGATCACCTATTGCCATTAGATAACCCTTTGGATGCGAATATTTTTAAGTTTCACTTTGAAATAGTTGATGGCAATGAATGA
- a CDS encoding MmgE/PrpD family protein, protein MNDKFILEKLVNYYIALDLANTPDDVLHKAKMSFLDYLFVYIVGYNKGMLTQPILDYVKIRTKNSEVSILLSGIKTDLEFAILSSGLIAHSVELDDGHRFGTAHPAVVVIPTALAFGEKLNSSFGEILKAIIVGYDIMLRLSRSINPSHLRRGFHSTSTTGTIGSAATASVLMGFNNEQMQAAIAISGLFSSGLQEMLHSNPSSKALQVGRSAQSGATAALLAELGAKGPISLFEGQHGWIKAMSDSYNENDLLGEFGSRWEILNTYTKLYPTCRHCHHAIDLAIEAYHKGFNLENIAECRLITYSLGIAEVGMIRQPENTEEAMFSICYAVALALYKGNVTYEMLEENITNPAILNFVLKIIVESDSEMDRKYPVERACIIELTEIEGGKQTLSTHLPKGEPDTALSNQEYLEKFYSITERYIPKSNVWELYELVMKSDLSNSIIKNILSLIK, encoded by the coding sequence ATGAATGATAAATTTATTCTTGAGAAGCTTGTTAATTACTACATAGCATTAGATTTAGCGAATACCCCTGATGATGTTTTGCATAAAGCAAAAATGTCATTTCTCGATTATCTATTTGTATATATCGTCGGTTACAACAAAGGCATGCTTACACAGCCTATCCTTGATTATGTTAAAATAAGAACCAAAAATAGTGAAGTTAGCATACTTTTATCAGGTATAAAGACCGATCTTGAATTTGCTATACTTTCATCTGGACTCATTGCACATTCAGTAGAACTTGATGATGGACACCGTTTTGGAACCGCTCATCCTGCCGTTGTTGTTATTCCAACAGCACTAGCATTCGGTGAAAAGTTAAATAGTTCATTTGGAGAAATATTAAAAGCCATTATCGTTGGCTATGACATAATGCTAAGGCTATCAAGATCAATCAATCCTTCACATCTGAGAAGAGGTTTTCATTCAACAAGTACAACAGGTACAATAGGTTCGGCGGCAACAGCATCTGTATTAATGGGTTTTAATAATGAACAAATGCAGGCTGCAATTGCAATATCAGGTCTGTTTAGCTCTGGCTTACAGGAAATGCTTCACAGCAATCCCTCCTCAAAAGCATTACAAGTAGGACGTTCTGCCCAATCGGGTGCAACAGCAGCGCTCTTAGCAGAATTGGGAGCAAAAGGGCCTATTTCATTATTTGAAGGACAGCATGGATGGATTAAAGCAATGTCTGATTCTTACAACGAAAATGACCTTTTGGGTGAATTTGGAAGCAGGTGGGAGATATTAAACACTTATACCAAACTGTATCCAACATGCAGGCACTGCCATCATGCAATAGATTTAGCAATTGAAGCTTATCACAAAGGATTTAATCTTGAAAACATAGCTGAATGTCGCCTGATTACCTACTCACTCGGTATCGCTGAAGTTGGGATGATAAGACAACCTGAAAACACTGAAGAAGCAATGTTTTCAATTTGTTATGCTGTTGCACTTGCATTATATAAAGGTAATGTTACGTATGAAATGCTCGAGGAAAACATCACCAACCCAGCAATACTCAACTTTGTTTTAAAGATCATTGTTGAATCTGATTCAGAAATGGATAGAAAATATCCCGTAGAAAGGGCTTGTATTATTGAGTTAACAGAAATTGAAGGTGGTAAACAGACGCTGAGTACTCATTTGCCAAAAGGTGAACCAGATACAGCATTATCCAATCAAGAATATTTAGAAAAATTTTATTCCATCACAGAACGATATATTCCAAAATCAAATGTTTGGGAACTATATGAATTGGTAATGAAATCAGACCTTAGCAACAGTATTATAAAGAATATTTTATCATTAATCAAATAA
- a CDS encoding DUF4387 domain-containing protein: MKPMKLQELARTIRSKNAGSFMITVEIIFDDPDIYFAIKEKKLITQKTIADAYKIPLESIQDFVYYDPGLGVKANFQRLIPSGGPFETDVYGCQQYAPLLNIDINI; the protein is encoded by the coding sequence ATAAAGCCAATGAAACTTCAGGAGTTAGCCCGCACCATCAGAAGTAAAAATGCCGGTTCCTTTATGATAACGGTAGAAATAATCTTTGATGATCCCGACATCTATTTTGCCATTAAAGAAAAAAAATTAATTACCCAAAAGACCATCGCTGATGCCTATAAGATTCCATTAGAGTCAATTCAGGATTTTGTTTATTACGATCCGGGTCTTGGTGTCAAAGCAAATTTCCAAAGACTTATCCCAAGCGGTGGCCCGTTTGAGACTGATGTTTATGGATGTCAACAATATGCTCCATTGCTAAACATTGATATTAATATTTGA